A single Candidatus Omnitrophota bacterium DNA region contains:
- the dut gene encoding dUTP diphosphatase, with translation MKSVTVSIKKKDGCDDMPVPCYATAGSSGMDLSADVESEVTIMPGEIKLISTGIYVSIPVGYEAQIRPRSGLALKHGISLVNTPGTIDSDYRGLLSIIVINHGKDPFTIRRGDRIAQMVINEVIRAEIAVKEELDATERSHGGFGHTGRR, from the coding sequence TTGAAGAGCGTTACGGTTTCGATCAAGAAAAAAGACGGCTGCGATGACATGCCGGTCCCGTGTTACGCTACGGCAGGTTCGAGCGGGATGGATCTCTCGGCTGACGTCGAAAGCGAAGTCACGATAATGCCGGGCGAGATAAAGCTTATATCGACCGGCATTTATGTAAGCATACCCGTCGGATATGAGGCCCAGATACGGCCGCGGAGCGGCCTTGCCCTCAAACACGGCATAAGCCTGGTGAATACCCCGGGCACCATAGATTCCGACTATCGCGGGCTCCTGAGCATCATCGTCATAAACCACGGGAAGGACCCCTTCACCATACGGCGGGGCGACAGGATCGCCCAGATGGTGATAAACGAGGTCATACGCGCCGAGATCGCGGTGAAGGAAGAGCTGGATGCGACCGAGAGGTCGCATGGCGGTTTCGGCCACACGGGCAGACGCTAG